Proteins from a genomic interval of Arachis hypogaea cultivar Tifrunner chromosome 10, arahy.Tifrunner.gnm2.J5K5, whole genome shotgun sequence:
- the LOC112716280 gene encoding uncharacterized protein isoform X1 encodes MGGHRFIGMRTQHQKLTRKCDIRGNIFLWAFKGVMDQNPSPFGHILLDQSFSPSCIMHRDTYLNKVLVGSEQGPMQLWTISTKKKIFEFKGWDSPITCCVSSPALDVVAVGCADGSIHVHNIRYDKELVTFTHSTRGSVTALSFCTDGKPLLASGGSLGVISVWNLEKKRLQSVVREAHDSVITSIHFFANEPVLMSSSADNSIKNNLHELWILLNFLLPEIFSSVETFDEWFQISGKMVLLDKLLPKLKKCNSRVLIFL; translated from the exons ATGGGAGGCCATAGATTCATAGGAATGAGAACTCAACATCAAAAGCTGACTAGAAAATGTGATATTCGCGGCAACATTTTTTTGTGGGCATTTAAGGGAGTTATGGATCAGAACCCTTCCCCATTTGGGCACATTTTGCTTGATCAGAGTTTTAGCCCCAGCTGTATAATGCATCGAGATACTTACCTAAATAAG GTTCTCGTTGGGAGCGAGCAAGGTCCTATGCAACTTTGGACCATTAGcacaaagaaaaagatatttgagTTTAAGGGATGGGATTCACCGATCACCTGTTGTGTTTCCTCCCCTGCTCTAGATGTCGTTGCAGTTGGGTGTGCAGATGGAAGCATTCATGTTCATAACATTCGTTATGATAAAGAATTGGTTACATTTACACATTCTACACGAGGTTCTGTCACTGCCTTATCTTTCTGCACTG ATGGAAAACCCCTTCTAGCCTCTGGAGGTTCATTAGGTGTCATAAGCGTATGGAATCTGGAAAAGAAAAGGCTCCAGTCAGTTGTAAGAGAGGCTCATGATAGTGTGATCACATCAATACATTTTTTTGCAAATGAGCCAGTGCTTATGAGTTCTTCAGCAGATAATTCTATTAAG AATAATCTTCATGAACTCTGGATCCTTCTCAATTTTCTTCTGCCTGAAATTTTTAGCTCTGTTGAAACTTTTGATGAATGGTTCCAAATATCAG GTAAAATGGTTCTATTGGATAAGTTACTTCCTAAATTAAAAAAGTGTAATTCCCGGGTCCTGATATTTTTATAG
- the LOC112716280 gene encoding uncharacterized protein isoform X2 codes for MGGHRFIGMRTQHQKLTRKCDIRGNIFLWAFKGVMDQNPSPFGHILLDQSFSPSCIMHRDTYLNKVLVGSEQGPMQLWTISTKKKIFEFKGWDSPITCCVSSPALDVVAVGCADGSIHVHNIRYDKELVTFTHSTRGSVTALSFCTDGKPLLASGGSLGVISVWNLEKKRLQSVVREAHDSVITSIHFFANEPVLMSSSADNSIKNNLHELWILLNFLLPEIFSSVETFDEWFQISARPWSK; via the exons ATGGGAGGCCATAGATTCATAGGAATGAGAACTCAACATCAAAAGCTGACTAGAAAATGTGATATTCGCGGCAACATTTTTTTGTGGGCATTTAAGGGAGTTATGGATCAGAACCCTTCCCCATTTGGGCACATTTTGCTTGATCAGAGTTTTAGCCCCAGCTGTATAATGCATCGAGATACTTACCTAAATAAG GTTCTCGTTGGGAGCGAGCAAGGTCCTATGCAACTTTGGACCATTAGcacaaagaaaaagatatttgagTTTAAGGGATGGGATTCACCGATCACCTGTTGTGTTTCCTCCCCTGCTCTAGATGTCGTTGCAGTTGGGTGTGCAGATGGAAGCATTCATGTTCATAACATTCGTTATGATAAAGAATTGGTTACATTTACACATTCTACACGAGGTTCTGTCACTGCCTTATCTTTCTGCACTG ATGGAAAACCCCTTCTAGCCTCTGGAGGTTCATTAGGTGTCATAAGCGTATGGAATCTGGAAAAGAAAAGGCTCCAGTCAGTTGTAAGAGAGGCTCATGATAGTGTGATCACATCAATACATTTTTTTGCAAATGAGCCAGTGCTTATGAGTTCTTCAGCAGATAATTCTATTAAG AATAATCTTCATGAACTCTGGATCCTTCTCAATTTTCTTCTGCCTGAAATTTTTAGCTCTGTTGAAACTTTTGATGAATGGTTCCAAATATCAG CAAGGCCATGGAGCAAGTGA